The genomic stretch CATGGCGGGGTTCGCAGGCTGCAACCGAATCCGTCCGCCGGGCTCCCGATAGAGCTTCTTCACGGTGGCCGCTTCGCCGGATACGAGCGCAACGACCATCTGCCCGTCCTCTGCCGACTCCTGCGCCTGCACGACGATGTAGTCGCCGTCCCGGATCTGCTCCTCGATCATCGAGTTTCCCTCGACACGCAGCACGTAGTTGTCCTTATGCCGGCGCACCATGTCCGGGGGAACGGCGAGCGTCTCGGTGTCCTGGATGGCCTCGATGGGCAGGCCCGCCGCGACCGCGCCGAGCAACGGTAGTTCGATCGAGGGCTCGCCCTGACCCGGTCTCACGAGCTCGATGGACCGGCTCTCATTGTAGGACTTTCTTATGTAGCCTTTGCGCTCCAGATTGCTCAGATGCTCGTGGACCGTTGCGAGCGATGCGTACCCGAAGGACTTCGCGATCTCCTCGAAGCTCGGGGCATAGCCGTGATTGGCGATGAATTCGCCGATGTAGTCGAGGATTTCCTTTTGTCGCTTGGTCAGGGGCATTCCCGTGCCCTCCATTGCCAGGTGAACCCGAACAAGAACCGAAACAAGGATACCCGAACGTTGCCCGAAACGCAAGATCCTGCCGCGCTTCCTGGGATTCTCGCGGAAATCGTGCGTACCAAGCGCGCGGAGCTCGGGGCCCTCCACAACCGGGCGTCCGACCTCGAAGCAGCTCTCGAGCACGCGCCCCCGGTGCGGGACTTCCGAGCGGCCATCTCGGATCCTGCGAGGGTCTCTCTGATCGCCGAGTGCAAGCGGCGGTCTCCCGGTGCGGGGCCCATCCGCCCAGACCTCGAGCCCGCAGAACTCACGCGATCGTACGAGATGTCGGGGGCCGCCGCGCTCAGCGTTCTTACGGACGAGCCGTACTTCGGGGGCTCGAACCGGGATCTCGTCGAGATCCGTGGCGCTACGGCGATCCCCATTCTGCGTAAGGACTTCACGCTCGATGCTCTACACGTGCTCGAGGCCCGGGGGGTTGGTGCCGACGCGGTCCTGCTGATCGTGAGGATCCTGTCCGACGACTCGCTGCGCGGGCTGCTGAGGCACGTCGAGGCGCTCGGCATGCACGCGCTCGTCGAGACACACGATGCGTACGACCTCGACCGCGCCCTGGAGGCGGGCGCGAAAGTCATTGGGATCAACAATCGAGACCTGGCGACGTTCACGACCGATCTCGACGTGACGCTGAGACTGCTGGAGCAGATCTCGGACGATGCCGTCGTGGTGTCCGAGAGCGGTATTCGCGATGCCGCGGACGTGTCGCGTCTGGGGCAGGGCGGCGTCGATGCGGTTTTGGTGGGGGAGACCTTGCTCAGGGCCACAGATCCCGGAGCCGCGGCCGCGGAGTTGTCCCGGGTCGCACGTGTGGAGCGTGTGCATGCGTGAGACCCCTCTTGTGAAGATCTGCGGCCTCCGGCGCCGTGAGGACGTCGTCATGGCGGACGACCACGGAGCCGACTTTCTGGGCGTCGTCTTGACCTCGG from Gemmatimonadota bacterium encodes the following:
- the trpC gene encoding indole-3-glycerol phosphate synthase TrpC, with the protein product MPETQDPAALPGILAEIVRTKRAELGALHNRASDLEAALEHAPPVRDFRAAISDPARVSLIAECKRRSPGAGPIRPDLEPAELTRSYEMSGAAALSVLTDEPYFGGSNRDLVEIRGATAIPILRKDFTLDALHVLEARGVGADAVLLIVRILSDDSLRGLLRHVEALGMHALVETHDAYDLDRALEAGAKVIGINNRDLATFTTDLDVTLRLLEQISDDAVVVSESGIRDAADVSRLGQGGVDAVLVGETLLRATDPGAAAAELSRVARVERVHA
- the lexA gene encoding transcriptional repressor LexA is translated as MPLTKRQKEILDYIGEFIANHGYAPSFEEIAKSFGYASLATVHEHLSNLERKGYIRKSYNESRSIELVRPGQGEPSIELPLLGAVAAGLPIEAIQDTETLAVPPDMVRRHKDNYVLRVEGNSMIEEQIRDGDYIVVQAQESAEDGQMVVALVSGEAATVKKLYREPGGRIRLQPANPAMAPILVDAADVRVQGVVVGVIRKY